One Pelodiscus sinensis isolate JC-2024 chromosome 25, ASM4963464v1, whole genome shotgun sequence DNA window includes the following coding sequences:
- the S100PBP gene encoding S100P-binding protein isoform X1, with translation MEDSSPPSFGLDVLHNLKVTLVNDTAPRAKRPLGFLEEDQPLQSPAKKLCHLSHYCSTPCPSKKLPRCSSDSPCFLDSSACLDDTQLENIVIRVSLPEDSAVALSVDRTRCFDDSEPDDTLLEPSDDEQGNSPFNYTEEECKELLADDSLEDQHSTGESALVTQDVWSPSEKEMSSNYTQESVPSEDTKASFRTIDEFVSNEFLSQTGSFVNPEYHPILETQTAPSVGEGGLAGDCLKAGEAIGTRLDCDLQGLLNLSPTDADSVDQLEGDDGLEETGGKASRVIRHDPLQRASKLSAGYDEISSNSFDVEEDPECLASKEPHSAGMESVEKLLSEIKEPSPFDAHFKIASYSPAPACGHSKHEMENPVPLLQLPLKTSDVLNWDPSRGAGNGSSGTFGSPKDLNQESTSVEESSDTVKKNAVVLDQNRGEEPACGKKLGKVIPVPQVEERPKRRLCISEVELEQKKHIYIQCVRAHIQNSMDPAPDALHELYALMNKVASREYQTQDHRWQHPSDLTMRKYPRFSKKPSQKFSLTQWVSKNLAHYRRFQDIPDHFRRSSVTAPPSV, from the exons ATGGAGGACAGCTCTCCGCCTTCCTTTGGGCTTGATGTGCTTCATAATCTTAAAGTGACTCTTGTTAATGACACAGCCCCCAGGGCTAAGCGGCCTTTAGGCTTCCTGGAGGAGGATCAGCCCCTGCAGTCCCCTGCTAAGAAACTATGCCACCTGAGTCATTACTGTAGCACTCCGTGCCCATCAAAAAAGCTACCACGGTGCTCCTCAGATTCTCCCTGCTTTCTAGACTCCTCTGCCTGTCTGGATGATACCCAGTTGGAGAACATTGTCATCCGAGTGAGTCTTCCAGAAGACAGCGCTGTGGCCCTTTCTGTGGATAGAACCAGATGTTTCGATGATAGTGAGCCAGATGACACTCTGCTGGAGCCCTCGGATGACGAACAAGGGAACTCTCCCTTCAATTACACGGAGGAAGAGTGTAAGGAATTGTTAGCAGATGATAGCTTAGAGGACCAGCACTCTACTGGAGAGAGTGCCTTGGTGACTCAAGATGTATGGAGCCCAAGTGAGAAGGAAATGAGCAGCAACTATACACAGGAATCAGTCCCCTCTGAAGACACCAAGGCGTCATTCAGAACCATAGATGAGTTTGTAAGTAACGAGTTTCTGTCTCAAACTGGCTCTTTTGTTAATCCTGAATATCATCCAATTCTTGAGACTCAAACGGCCCcttctgtgggggaaggaggcctGGCCGGGGACTGCTTGAAAGCCGGTGAAGCCATTGGCACCCGGTTGGACTGTGACCTTCAGGGGCTTCTCAATCTTTCCCCGACTGATGCAGACTCAGTAGATCAGCTGGAAGGAGATGATGGCTTGGAGGAAACCGGCGGAAAAGCTTCACGAGTAATAAGACACGACCCGCTCCAAAGGGCAAGCAAACTTAGTGCAGGCTATGATGAAATCAGCTCAAATAGCTTCGATGTTGAAGAGGACCCTGAGTGCCTGGCTTCTAAGGAGCCGCACAGTGCAGGCATGGAGAGCGTGGAAAAGCTGCTATCAGAAATCAAAGAGCCATCTCCTTTTGATGCGCACTTTAAAATTGCCTCGTattctcctgcccctgcctgtggccacaGTAAGCATGAAATGGAGAATCCAGTACCTCTATTGCAACTGCCTCTGAAAACCTCTGATGTCTTAAATTGGGACCCTTCCAGAGGAGCTGGCAATGGATCATCAGGGACCTTTGGCTCCCCAAAAGATTTGAACCAGGAGTCCACCTCTGTTGAAGAATCGTCAGACACTGTTAAA aAAAACGCGGTCGTCTTAGACCAGAACCGTGGAGAAGAGCCCGCCTGCGGGAAGAAGCTAGGCAAAGTCATTCCCGTGCCGCAGGTGGAAGAAAG aCCAAAACGCCGGTTATGCATTTCCGAAGTAGAACTCGAACAAAAGAAGCATATTTATATCCAATGTGTGCGTGCCCATATACAGAATTCCATGGATCCTGCACCAG ATGCATTACATGAGTTGTACGCTCTGATGAATAAGGTTGCCAGCAGAGAGTACCAAACCCAGGATCACAGATGGCAGCATCCATCCGACCTCACCATGAG AAAATACCCAAGGTTCTCCAAGAAACCCAGCCAAAAATTCAGCCTTACGCAATGGGTGAGCAAGAACTTGGCCCACTACCGTCGCTTCCAGGACATTCCTGACCACTTCCGGCGTAGCTCTGTCACCGCGCCCCCCAGTGTCTGA
- the S100PBP gene encoding S100P-binding protein isoform X3 codes for MEDSSPPSFGLDVLHNLKVTLVNDTAPRAKRPLGFLEEDQPLQSPAKKLCHLSHYCSTPCPSKKLPRCSSDSPCFLDSSACLDDTQLENIVIRVSLPEDSAVALSVDRTRCFDDSEPDDTLLEPSDDEQGNSPFNYTEEECKELLADDSLEDQHSTGESALVTQDVWSPSEKEMSSNYTQESVPSEDTKASFRTIDEFVSNEFLSQTGSFVNPEYHPILETQTAPSVGEGGLAGDCLKAGEAIGTRLDCDLQGLLNLSPTDADSVDQLEGDDGLEETGGKASRVIRHDPLQRASKLSAGYDEISSNSFDVEEDPECLASKEPHSAGMESVEKLLSEIKEPSPFDAHFKIASYSPAPACGHSKHEMENPVPLLQLPLKTSDVLNWDPSRGAGNGSSGTFGSPKDLNQESTSVEESSDTVKKNAVVLDQNRGEEPACGKKLGKVIPVPQVEERPKRRLCISEVELEQKKHIYIQCVRAHIQNSMDPAPDALHELYALMNKVASREYQTQDHRWQHPSDLTMRELSQGGPQPCPLQALCVAAMPHPCGL; via the exons ATGGAGGACAGCTCTCCGCCTTCCTTTGGGCTTGATGTGCTTCATAATCTTAAAGTGACTCTTGTTAATGACACAGCCCCCAGGGCTAAGCGGCCTTTAGGCTTCCTGGAGGAGGATCAGCCCCTGCAGTCCCCTGCTAAGAAACTATGCCACCTGAGTCATTACTGTAGCACTCCGTGCCCATCAAAAAAGCTACCACGGTGCTCCTCAGATTCTCCCTGCTTTCTAGACTCCTCTGCCTGTCTGGATGATACCCAGTTGGAGAACATTGTCATCCGAGTGAGTCTTCCAGAAGACAGCGCTGTGGCCCTTTCTGTGGATAGAACCAGATGTTTCGATGATAGTGAGCCAGATGACACTCTGCTGGAGCCCTCGGATGACGAACAAGGGAACTCTCCCTTCAATTACACGGAGGAAGAGTGTAAGGAATTGTTAGCAGATGATAGCTTAGAGGACCAGCACTCTACTGGAGAGAGTGCCTTGGTGACTCAAGATGTATGGAGCCCAAGTGAGAAGGAAATGAGCAGCAACTATACACAGGAATCAGTCCCCTCTGAAGACACCAAGGCGTCATTCAGAACCATAGATGAGTTTGTAAGTAACGAGTTTCTGTCTCAAACTGGCTCTTTTGTTAATCCTGAATATCATCCAATTCTTGAGACTCAAACGGCCCcttctgtgggggaaggaggcctGGCCGGGGACTGCTTGAAAGCCGGTGAAGCCATTGGCACCCGGTTGGACTGTGACCTTCAGGGGCTTCTCAATCTTTCCCCGACTGATGCAGACTCAGTAGATCAGCTGGAAGGAGATGATGGCTTGGAGGAAACCGGCGGAAAAGCTTCACGAGTAATAAGACACGACCCGCTCCAAAGGGCAAGCAAACTTAGTGCAGGCTATGATGAAATCAGCTCAAATAGCTTCGATGTTGAAGAGGACCCTGAGTGCCTGGCTTCTAAGGAGCCGCACAGTGCAGGCATGGAGAGCGTGGAAAAGCTGCTATCAGAAATCAAAGAGCCATCTCCTTTTGATGCGCACTTTAAAATTGCCTCGTattctcctgcccctgcctgtggccacaGTAAGCATGAAATGGAGAATCCAGTACCTCTATTGCAACTGCCTCTGAAAACCTCTGATGTCTTAAATTGGGACCCTTCCAGAGGAGCTGGCAATGGATCATCAGGGACCTTTGGCTCCCCAAAAGATTTGAACCAGGAGTCCACCTCTGTTGAAGAATCGTCAGACACTGTTAAA aAAAACGCGGTCGTCTTAGACCAGAACCGTGGAGAAGAGCCCGCCTGCGGGAAGAAGCTAGGCAAAGTCATTCCCGTGCCGCAGGTGGAAGAAAG aCCAAAACGCCGGTTATGCATTTCCGAAGTAGAACTCGAACAAAAGAAGCATATTTATATCCAATGTGTGCGTGCCCATATACAGAATTCCATGGATCCTGCACCAG ATGCATTACATGAGTTGTACGCTCTGATGAATAAGGTTGCCAGCAGAGAGTACCAAACCCAGGATCACAGATGGCAGCATCCATCCGACCTCACCATGAG
- the S100PBP gene encoding S100P-binding protein isoform X4 has product MEDSSPPSFGLDVLHNLKVTLVNDTAPRAKRPLGFLEEDQPLQSPAKKLCHLSHYCSTPCPSKKLPRCSSDSPCFLDSSACLDDTQLENIVIRVSLPEDSAVALSVDRTRCFDDSEPDDTLLEPSDDEQGNSPFNYTEEECKELLADDSLEDQHSTGESALVTQDVWSPSEKEMSSNYTQESVPSEDTKASFRTIDEFVSNEFLSQTGSFVNPEYHPILETQTAPSVGEGGLAGDCLKAGEAIGTRLDCDLQGLLNLSPTDADSVDQLEGDDGLEETGGKASRVIRHDPLQRASKLSAGYDEISSNSFDVEEDPECLASKEPHSAGMESVEKLLSEIKEPSPFDAHFKIASYSPAPACGHSKHEMENPVPLLQLPLKTSDVLNWDPSRGAGNGSSGTFGSPKDLNQESTSVEESSDTVKKNAVVLDQNRGEEPACGKKLGKVIPVPQVEERPKRRLCISEVELEQKKHIYIQCVRAHIQNSMDPAPVMWLAAPIVHPVLVLPLGL; this is encoded by the exons ATGGAGGACAGCTCTCCGCCTTCCTTTGGGCTTGATGTGCTTCATAATCTTAAAGTGACTCTTGTTAATGACACAGCCCCCAGGGCTAAGCGGCCTTTAGGCTTCCTGGAGGAGGATCAGCCCCTGCAGTCCCCTGCTAAGAAACTATGCCACCTGAGTCATTACTGTAGCACTCCGTGCCCATCAAAAAAGCTACCACGGTGCTCCTCAGATTCTCCCTGCTTTCTAGACTCCTCTGCCTGTCTGGATGATACCCAGTTGGAGAACATTGTCATCCGAGTGAGTCTTCCAGAAGACAGCGCTGTGGCCCTTTCTGTGGATAGAACCAGATGTTTCGATGATAGTGAGCCAGATGACACTCTGCTGGAGCCCTCGGATGACGAACAAGGGAACTCTCCCTTCAATTACACGGAGGAAGAGTGTAAGGAATTGTTAGCAGATGATAGCTTAGAGGACCAGCACTCTACTGGAGAGAGTGCCTTGGTGACTCAAGATGTATGGAGCCCAAGTGAGAAGGAAATGAGCAGCAACTATACACAGGAATCAGTCCCCTCTGAAGACACCAAGGCGTCATTCAGAACCATAGATGAGTTTGTAAGTAACGAGTTTCTGTCTCAAACTGGCTCTTTTGTTAATCCTGAATATCATCCAATTCTTGAGACTCAAACGGCCCcttctgtgggggaaggaggcctGGCCGGGGACTGCTTGAAAGCCGGTGAAGCCATTGGCACCCGGTTGGACTGTGACCTTCAGGGGCTTCTCAATCTTTCCCCGACTGATGCAGACTCAGTAGATCAGCTGGAAGGAGATGATGGCTTGGAGGAAACCGGCGGAAAAGCTTCACGAGTAATAAGACACGACCCGCTCCAAAGGGCAAGCAAACTTAGTGCAGGCTATGATGAAATCAGCTCAAATAGCTTCGATGTTGAAGAGGACCCTGAGTGCCTGGCTTCTAAGGAGCCGCACAGTGCAGGCATGGAGAGCGTGGAAAAGCTGCTATCAGAAATCAAAGAGCCATCTCCTTTTGATGCGCACTTTAAAATTGCCTCGTattctcctgcccctgcctgtggccacaGTAAGCATGAAATGGAGAATCCAGTACCTCTATTGCAACTGCCTCTGAAAACCTCTGATGTCTTAAATTGGGACCCTTCCAGAGGAGCTGGCAATGGATCATCAGGGACCTTTGGCTCCCCAAAAGATTTGAACCAGGAGTCCACCTCTGTTGAAGAATCGTCAGACACTGTTAAA aAAAACGCGGTCGTCTTAGACCAGAACCGTGGAGAAGAGCCCGCCTGCGGGAAGAAGCTAGGCAAAGTCATTCCCGTGCCGCAGGTGGAAGAAAG aCCAAAACGCCGGTTATGCATTTCCGAAGTAGAACTCGAACAAAAGAAGCATATTTATATCCAATGTGTGCGTGCCCATATACAGAATTCCATGGATCCTGCACCAG TGATGTGGCTTGCAGCACCGATTGTTCACCCAGTATTGGTACTTCCTCTCGGTCTGTAA